From the genome of Mucilaginibacter paludis DSM 18603:
AAAACCATTTACCAGTATTATCGCGATAAAGATGATATTGTAAGTGCGCTGGTGCAGAAAAAGCTTGAAGAAGACAAGGAGGAGATGTGCGGGATAGGTATTAAATCGTCGAATGTGATGGAAGAGATGATTACGATGATGAAACACTCCGAGGATTTTTTTTCGCGCGTTAACCCGATCGTGATCCACGATCTGCAAAAATACTATCCCGAAGCCTGGCAGTTTTTTCAACGGTTTAAGGCAGATGTGGTAATTGACAGTATGCAGGATATTTTAGACCGTGGTATTGTACAGGGTTATGTACGCGAGGATATAGATACCAAAGCGATGGCACGTATGCGGGTATGGCAAATTGAGCTGGGTTTTGATAACAGCGTGTTCCCGCATAACGAGTTTAACAGTTGGAAGGTACAGTTGCAGTTTTTAGAACATTTTATTTATGGGATATGCACCGCTAAAGGACACGAAATTTTAAATCAGTATAAAAACATATTGGAACACAACTAAAACAAACCTTAGAATTTAATAGATATGAAAAATTTGTTTTTAATAGCCGTAGGCCTCACCTTTTTTGCCGCAACTGGCAGGGCGCAGCAGGCACCGGCACAGCCTTATAACTTTAGTTTGGCTGATTGTATCAAGTATGCTTATGAGCATCAGGATTCGGTACAAAATGCCATATTGGATGCCAAGAGCGCGGAGTATAAAGTAAAAGAAACTATTGGGATTGGATTGCCGCAGATTAGCGGTACAGTTTCTTTTCAAGATTATTTGAAAACGCCTCAGATATTATTTCCTGATTTTATATCGCCAGCAGT
Proteins encoded in this window:
- a CDS encoding TetR/AcrR family transcriptional regulator, whose product is MSNVQKDRILEGAEELFFKAGIRSVTMDEIARHLGMSKKTIYQYYRDKDDIVSALVQKKLEEDKEEMCGIGIKSSNVMEEMITMMKHSEDFFSRVNPIVIHDLQKYYPEAWQFFQRFKADVVIDSMQDILDRGIVQGYVREDIDTKAMARMRVWQIELGFDNSVFPHNEFNSWKVQLQFLEHFIYGICTAKGHEILNQYKNILEHN